The Desulfurella amilsii region GAATTGAAATTATTGAGAGGTCATTCTTCAATGATTTTAACTATATAAGAAGGCTTATTGACGAATTAAGGCAAAGTAGTGTTCATTTTGCGATAGACGATTTTGGGACGGGATACTCATCTTTATCTTATCTTACAAAACTAAATGTTGAGTTTCTAAAGATCGATATTTCGTTTGTTAGAGGACTTTCAAATACTCAAACAAAAAACATAACTAAATCTATTATCTACCTAGCACACAGCTTAAATTTGAAAACAATAGCAGAAGGTGTAGAATCGATGGAGCAATTTGAGATACTAAAAAATATGGACTGCGATTATTTCCAGGGCTACTTGTTTTACAAGCCACTGCCAAAAGAAGAATTCTTTGAGATAATAAAATGTAAAGGGGGCGTTTTATGATTAATAGACTTGTTATTTTTACTATTGTAACATTTTTATTGTATTTTGCGGGTGGAGCGATTGGGTATTTATTTTTTAGAACATTTGTAAATCAATATTTTATGTATACGTTTAGTGCTGCTACAACACTGTTTGTTTTGGTTAATTTTTGGTATTACTATAAAATTGTCATCGGCCCTATTGTAAAAACAAACAAAGAATACACTAAACTGTTAGAAATCCAAAGGCATGACTTAACAAAACAATATGATTTACCTGGCTTTATTGAGGCAGTTAAGATTTTTCTAAACGATATGATTGGCTTTTCAAGAAATGTTTTCAATGAACTTATACTTAATGCAACAAAAACTTCCGTTTTTAACGCTAAATTCAACTTTGAGCTTAAAAATATAACACACCATATGAATGAAACTAAAGACAACCTAGAAGCAATAAACAAAACTATGAACGATTCTACAAAAGCCATAGGCGACATATCGCATAACATGGAAAATTTTGTCAGATTTATGGAAGAAGTAAATGTTATAAGTGAACAAACAATTAAAACAACGCAAAACATAAGCAATGCATCTCAAAATTCAATTGAAGTGTTAAACGAAAACAAGCAGTCTATGGAGAGTTTGCATGCTCAAATAGATGATATTTTATCTATAGTAAATATTATTAACGACATAGCAAACCAAACAAACCTTCTTGCTTTGAATGCAGCCATTGAAGCGGCCCGTGCAGGTGAGCACGGCAGAGGCTTTGCTGTAGTTGCAGATGAGATTAGAAAGCTTGCAGAGCAAACACAAAAACAATCAAAAGAGATAGAAAAGACTATTAATTCAGTAGCCGATGATTTTAAT contains the following coding sequences:
- a CDS encoding methyl-accepting chemotaxis protein — protein: MINRLVIFTIVTFLLYFAGGAIGYLFFRTFVNQYFMYTFSAATTLFVLVNFWYYYKIVIGPIVKTNKEYTKLLEIQRHDLTKQYDLPGFIEAVKIFLNDMIGFSRNVFNELILNATKTSVFNAKFNFELKNITHHMNETKDNLEAINKTMNDSTKAIGDISHNMENFVRFMEEVNVISEQTIKTTQNISNASQNSIEVLNENKQSMESLHAQIDDILSIVNIINDIANQTNLLALNAAIEAARAGEHGRGFAVVADEIRKLAEQTQKQSKEIEKTINSVADDFNRLADGNKVIHEAVELNIQSVKEMLQSFETLAGKINQANNMINTITASIEEQSSSQEEVAQTVGYLANSVKEISTSLDAISVKSLDLSKMSLQAADILKKVKVGNYLEKVVDLANQGAKEMKEFLEDSIKKGLISSAELWDRNYVTIPNTNPQKYRTQFTDFFKQYIQPIEDNYLSMDPNFRFFLLTDNNGYLIHNSIYDKPLTGNYEKDLVGNRSMRIFNDPVGLAVARNTDSLIIQVYPRDTGEVMADVGVPVFIEGKHWGGIRIGLAVENI